The Salminus brasiliensis chromosome 8, fSalBra1.hap2, whole genome shotgun sequence genome has a window encoding:
- the LOC140560866 gene encoding uncharacterized protein isoform X1: protein MLLRVSLLLALSPLWFTWGEVPLKVCCVENPTYTEEYRCISNGDAAVTNYTWYKQDQKGLPEGVMAEGDTLHFLKWTYDISGTYICVAINQKGVNSASFYTYIQKREECFCSWILKKAPQLQRGGRFKGTFSRRLGQTF from the exons ATGCTGCTCCGAGTTTCTTTGCTTTTAGCATTGAGCCCTTTGTGGTTCACCTGGGGAGAAG TCCCCCTCAAAGTCTGCTGTGTTGAGAATCCAACCTACACCGAGGAATACCGGTGTATATCCAATGGGGACGCAGCAGTAACTAACTACACCTGGTATAA GCAGGACCAGAAAGGTCTTCCTGAAGGGGTTATGGCAGAAGGAGACACACTGCACTTCCTAAAGTGGACTTATGACATTAGTGGAACATACATCTGTGTGGCCATCAACCAGAAGGGCGTAAACTCTGCTTCATTCTACACCTACATCCAGAAAAGGGAAGAGTGCTTCTGTAGCTGGattttaaaaaaag CTCCACAACTGCAGAGAGGAGGGCGTTTCAAAGGGACTTTCTCCAGAAGACTCGGTCAGACGTTTTAG
- the LOC140560866 gene encoding uncharacterized protein isoform X2, whose translation MLLRVSLLLALSPLWFTWGEVPLKVCCVENPTYTEEYRCISNGDAAVTNYTWYKQDQKGLPEGVMAEGDTLHFLKWTYDISGTYICVAINQKGVNSASFYTYIQKREECFCSWILKKVLGLWTLLKLPHGFSQSPQC comes from the exons ATGCTGCTCCGAGTTTCTTTGCTTTTAGCATTGAGCCCTTTGTGGTTCACCTGGGGAGAAG TCCCCCTCAAAGTCTGCTGTGTTGAGAATCCAACCTACACCGAGGAATACCGGTGTATATCCAATGGGGACGCAGCAGTAACTAACTACACCTGGTATAA GCAGGACCAGAAAGGTCTTCCTGAAGGGGTTATGGCAGAAGGAGACACACTGCACTTCCTAAAGTGGACTTATGACATTAGTGGAACATACATCTGTGTGGCCATCAACCAGAAGGGCGTAAACTCTGCTTCATTCTACACCTACATCCAGAAAAGGGAAGAGTGCTTCTGTAGCTGGattttaaaaaaag TTTTAGGGCTGTGGACTCTGCTGAAGCTCCCTCATGGATTCTCCCAGTCTCCTCAGTGCTGA